The DNA sequence ATGACGGGCAAACTAGAACAACACAAACATCGCTTCTACTGTCACTTATTCAGGACTACTGTTCTGTATTGGCCACCGTCTTATGGAAAGATAGTTGTTGTGCTTGACGATGAATCCAGACTTGATCACGAATTTGGGGAGAATATAAAAAGCCAAGCACACGGCTCCTTCCCAGACTATAAACTTGAAGTGTTGTACGAGGCCCTCCCTAAGGACCCCAATGTATTGGACTTCCCTGATTCTCCAAAACCACCTGGCTATAACCGCCAactttggagcagtttttacATTGACTTGTATACAAACGATTCAATCATTGCATGGATGGACAACGATGTTGCCTTCATCACACCTGTTACCAGGTCCTCCATTTTTAAGAGCTCAAAGCTGCGCGTGCTGGGATGGGAATGCTCGATGGTCGACAAATGGGTCCAAACGTGGGCTCACACCACGGAACTAGCACTGGGATTTCCTTTTGTGGCAGACTTTATGACGTATTTTCCTGTCTACATCTATCGTGATACATTTACTCACTGTCGAGAACACATTCTAAACCGCTTCAAAACGCAAAACTTTGACGAAGCTTTCAAGTCTTTCTACCATGGCTTCATCTCTCCAGTCAGCATCGTAATGAGCTATGCTTGGCATTTCGAAAGAGATCGATACGATTGGAACATGAAGATCTGCTCTGATTTGAAAGAGTACAATAAAAAGTTCCCTCCGGGTCATAAAATAAAACCTGAACACACACAATCTATATTGTCAGAGCCACAGACAGCGGTTCACCTACCGTACGCGGACTTCATGCTTCATAACGTTCTTGTCAGTTTTTGCTTATCACATAAAGCAGCAGGAAATAAGTTTGATATTTGCTCAAAGcagattttttctttgagagATAATTTTGATCTTTTTCATCACGATCTGCAAAGAGTACGATCTGTGCAGCAAAACCCTTGCTCTCAACGTGCTCGTGGAAAAAATCATTCTTGCTTACAAGTCTTGAAACGTCACTACAAACAAGTTAGCGTGGAGGTCACAAAACAAGGGCGTAAGCTGGATTGGCATAGTGTAGAAAAAGTGGAGAAGTTAGCCAATGACATGGATATAAAATGTGAGATTATATCATAGGTAACTCAAAGTTTTGTGCCAGtcacttcttttgtttatatttatttGAATGTTTATAGAGCAGTGCTTATCTATCAAAATGTCCAACTTGACATGAGCAgtaactaaacaaaaaaataaggagagcaaaaacaaaaagatagCAGTTCAGTAGGACGTCACGAGGTTATGGTCTATTTCGTTTGTTCAGCAAATGCACATGCGTAAATGACATATATTTTGTGCAGGATGCATCAGAACGTACCGTATGGAACACAACACGACTTTAATAATGGGGAATAATGGGGGTCGGAACCTTGAAAAGATTGTTCATAGGCTGACGTTCGATCTCACTCAAtaataagaattgtaaaccgccatgagacGATGTGATATGTGTGGTATATAAATACACTGATACATATTCGCATTCATTCGTTGTCTCTGCCTAAGCACATgtgcaattgttaaatacatgATGTGCTGTACCAACACACACTTCAATGCACCatatggaggaaataactagaacacACAATTTCGTACTATTCATGTGTCGAGCTAAGTGAATGAAAGAGATTTGTCACATATTGTCTAGCGACCAACATTTCCCTCCCTCaatgcctggcgacaggtatcagAAACTCAGCTCACAAAAACAATCACCGGACCGAAATCTCGGGAaacatcgtttggtacgacgctctggcaccacgtcctgCTCTACTAGTAtgttgtttgcgcatgcgcagtttacGTAGAACtgtagtaaaaataaaaattttgtctACTTTTCCAAAAACCGAGACGGCGTCAGCCATTGCAAAAACTTTTTCAAGATGAAcaacaattaaatttaaaGCAAATAGAGAATCAAAGTTCATCTTAAGCCACGGAGAATCTTATGTGCTGACAGATATCATTCAAGTGCGATTATATAATTCATTTTCGatgaaaatgtgttttaataTCGTAAGACAAAATACGGAAGCAATTATATGCTGCACTGGGACTGAGCCGACACACCCAAAATATCCCCGCACCGCGCGCGGGATTACGCGCGCGATACTGATTCATAGCGTGAAAACGGTTACCCATGAAGACATTCCCTTCTGAATTCTCGAACTTTGGTCATGGCGTTTCTTCGATATAGTTCGATTTACTGTATTACGACGAAGGAGATCTCTATTTCTGAACGATCAGTGTTCAGTAGCATATGTATTTCGACAGCAACGATATCCTCGTTCGGAGCAATAGTTCAGATAGTCAACTGGTACAAAAAATTGCAGTTGTCAGAGTCTAGGCGAATTCTTTGTCCTTCGCCGAGTGTATTGTTCTCGCTTGCATTAGCAGATCTGTTTACCTGTGTAGGTAAgtaaatttaacaaacaactatcctttttcaaacatttgtGTTGGTTGAGAATGTGTTTCAGATACTTAAACGCTAAAATGATCTAATAGTAAGTTTATTGATTATTCTATGATATTTATGCTAATTATGCGACGATTTCAATTGACAGTACAAAACATTTCGAACctgaaaatgtgaaatatacatgacttgaaaattttagtTAATCGTTACTGGAGTGATCCTTCGTAAAGGTACAATTTGATATTGATGGCATGGGAAATTAGGCAATGGGCCATGCTTCCAAGCGCGTATACATTCGATTAATCGCCAAGGGTTGTTAGTTCAGTTTATACGCAGTTATATAAACAATAACATTCATGGTTATGATCTCTCTAAGAGAGTCCCATGATGTTTTCTGTACATCTCAGTAACATAGTGTACACAAATTACTGTGTTTAAGAAAAGGGCATTAActtattttaacatttttgacAATAGAGAACTTAAATGACTGGCTGGCAGATGAGCCTGCCCGCTGTTCTTCTGAACTGTCAGAGAGCCAGCTCATGCGCAACCAATGCAAACTGTTGATACTTGGAGAACAGGAAACATCGCAGTTCGGCATTTGACTACAGGCCAATCCGGCCGGCAGTATAGTTCTGACAAGTGATAAATGCCCAAAGAGAGAGGGGACAACAATTTGTATTGTATGAATGCTCTCAAAAATGTTGTAAGCAAGAAATGTAAAGCCAATATCAGTATTCAAATTTTGCAGGTGCAATAGCCATgtccattttgtttctaatttttgaaccTGCTCAAAAGACAAATGatggaaaacattttcacCCAGCTAAAGATTACTATGTATGGATTGGCCTACCAATAGAGGTAAGCTTGTGAAACCATTGACACAGACACTAgactggtttaaaatgaatgcaacttaaccctttcactgccaaggggttccccactgacgagtaaaatcgtctggcattagacagagtaaaatgtaTAAGTATCCTTAGGGGGCCCGTGGCAGTTAAAGCATTAAAAGATTGCATCTTAAGACCAGGAACTGCCCCAGCATACAGCCACCAACTGGTGGTGTCATACCAAGAGAGATTCAGTACAACTATAATACTCATCTGATCAgactttgtattttaatacCAATGCTCCAAAAGTGAGAGGATATGGGAAGGAATGAGAGGTTTACACTGTAAGGTGCCAAGTTAGGTTAATATCCAATAAGAGTCCATggagtaagctatgatcatcgcagttatgaacgcaatttaagctaTTGtgcatatagaagcctgaaaaagttttTCAGCTAGGCTTCTATGCGCAATTGCTTaatttgcttaaattgcgttcataactgcgatgatcatggcttacttgatttcaaacccacagttcaagatatgaaacattaattttcatatatcacttcacaagaGTGAATGGAccaattttttcaattaagtttTAATTGAACGTATATGCAGATGAAGTATTGGCAAATTACTAAGTTCTattagaaataaaatattaaaaagcCAAAATTGCAAGTCATCTAAGGTGTCTACTAAATTATGAATTTATAATCATATAAATGGGGGTGATGGGGTCATCCGATCAgaacattttgcaaaagaaTCCCTCATGATTTGAAGTTGCATCATTgcttctgttgttgttgttgttgtcttttatCTTAAATAGTCTTTCACCATGTTCTCATACATTGC is a window from the Acropora palmata chromosome 14, jaAcrPala1.3, whole genome shotgun sequence genome containing:
- the LOC141866008 gene encoding uncharacterized protein LOC141866008, with amino-acid sequence MLSRSGKLKFLFVFSCVCMAYTAYHLALRHAFDSNKSKAEIGWCPRAGNPTSLASITETPITLFVRMTGKLEQHKHRFYCHLFRTTVLYWPPSYGKIVVVLDDESRLDHEFGENIKSQAHGSFPDYKLEVLYEALPKDPNVLDFPDSPKPPGYNRQLWSSFYIDLYTNDSIIAWMDNDVAFITPVTRSSIFKSSKLRVLGWECSMVDKWVQTWAHTTELALGFPFVADFMTYFPVYIYRDTFTHCREHILNRFKTQNFDEAFKSFYHGFISPVSIVMSYAWHFERDRYDWNMKICSDLKEYNKKFPPGHKIKPEHTQSILSEPQTAVHLPYADFMLHNVLVSFCLSHKAAGNKFDICSKQIFSLRDNFDLFHHDLQRVRSVQQNPCSQRARGKNHSCLQVLKRHYKQVSVEVTKQGRKLDWHSVEKVEKLANDMDIKCEIIS